AAGCCCAAGAACAAAATCGTGAAGACgtggcccaaagcagacaatatcttACTATGCAGATTGTAAGATCGCACATCGCCCGGGGGAGAAGAGGTGATGtcccttatatgtacatgcccacctccctaTAGTGAGACGCGTTTTGGGTGGAAGCCCAAAAACAAATCTATGAGGGTGTGGCCTAAAGCGGAAAATATATTACTACgcggactgggatgtgacacttGTGGtaggaaacttttttttttttttattattaatagttTGTGGTGTCGCTTagttgttattttatttattgaattGGTAGGTGGTGTTGGTTAGGGCCGACAATAtggttgtttattttatttattaaatagttAGGTGGTGTTGGTTAGGACCGACACTACTATCCTTTTTTAATGTCGCCTATATCTGACGTGAGTTTCAATGTCACTTTTATCCGACACCActatcctttattttattttatattgttttcctttttcgtGACGGATTAAGGGGACTAACCGATATCAAAAGTCTTTTCGTGACGCTAGCACTGATGTCGGTTCTTTTATCCGACATTGCATGAGTTTATGTCGAATTTTTACCTATTATCCGATAGAAATTATGTTTTCATGTCGGTTTTTGGACTGCCAGTTATAggtaattttgtagtagtgtcgACGAAACTGTCATTGGAAATCAGTCGGAAAAAGTGCTTTTGCTCGACAATTTTTAAGTTTCGTGGGACGGAAGTTCGCGCAACgacctttgacaaaaaaaattcgaaCAGAACTTAAGGCGACGAAATGTCATTTTGCCGACTAATTTTGTTCATTTGGAAATGTGTTTTTTTGTAGTGTTGTGTTGCTTGTataaaaatgttttattaagAAAGATTAATGGTAAAACTAGTTTTTTCGAATGGAAAAAATTTGTTGTCCATGACAGATTGGATGCCAATGATGAAGGCAAGACAAACGGGAGAGCAGGTGCTAATGCATGAAGGCAAGTTGTTGCAACGTGCCAGTTGCAAGGTCCTGAACCTTTGTCCATGAGCTTTTACTTTTGTAGTTAGACTAcattaacttaaaaagaaaaaattagtatccAGTCCCTAGTTACTATTGTTCATTCTCTGAGACCtcattagttttcaaattttgattgaagtccctagcattaatgtgataatgaatttacatgtttattacataattttttaaaataaaaattagtaattgatttagggttttaatactcacacctctattaaactcctaattgattttcaattcaaacatttccaaaattaaaaaaaaaaaatttagaacaagtttgtacccattagttttttttttttataaaaagattctcaattttttaatcttaaatgtacccattcatataattttcaatttttttaatcttaaatgtaccaatttgttatatgtaaaatgtaccattttttaatataaaatgaacccaatttttcaatataaaatccattaaaaaaaatttttttaatccatttaacttgtatgggtacattcttttttatagattttttagaatgtatcaatgtcaagtttgatcgaagaaatttactaatgttattaagcctaatatctttttttttcctatggTTTTGAAGAATATAcccatgttttgttttggtacaatatgttttttttgttaatttagatgaatgtacatatatatatatatatatatatatatatatatatatatatatatatatgtatatatacacacacaatagagtatactttatattttattatttttaatcccacaaatgatgggttttatttaaaatctcattaatataaataaatacaaatttcaatttttaatttttaatttaaaactatagtaatttacattattacattaatgtcaaggactttgataaaaaaaaattaaaaacagacAAGGTTTCAATAAAAGAAGATTGATagctaaggaccgcatccaaagtgtctcCTTAAAAAAATACGAACGTCCCCACCAACCTACAAACTAAGAGTTTGTTTGATAACTattcagttttcagttttcatttttttcagttcttatgcatttcttCCAAATTTAGCGTTCTTCTTCCACTCTTCTTCATCGTTTTTGCCCCGGCCCCATACACTTTCTCCATACGTATCTCAAGCACACACAAAAAAGCTAAAAGCTAACAAAATAGTTATATCAAACAAGCCCTAAGGGCTTGTTCTACACCCTCAAAAAAGACAAGCTTTCTTGATTGCATTTGTCCAACAGTCATTAATGTGAATGAAGTCTTCCCTCCTTGCAAGTGGCAAATCCATTACTCTGAAATCATCAATTCTTCGTTGAACCAAGTCTtggaagtttttcccaactggTGGGTTAAACTAAGAGCTCATTTGTTATAGATGATTGAATTAGAATGGATAAATAAAGGGATCACTATTCTAAAGTATGTttaaagaatgaaaaaaaaattgtaaccaACCCAAATGTAGGAGAATAATTACTCATGACGAAAACTTATCAATTCCAATCGTCCCCTAGATGGAAAAAACCCTCTTCATGTCTAATCATCTTTTAATCCCTTAAAATGAAAAAGCATTCCCCTCTACAGTCAAAATATATTCCTTGGAATTCGGAGAGTAatcaattccaatcaaatcttTTATACCAAAAGAGGCCTAAATTTTCAGGAATCATGGATGAGAAGGAAAGGTGTGAAAGTAGTAGAGTTGGCGCAATGGTGTCATAAGTTTGTACGGGAAACAAGCTAAGTGGTAAAAACTTGGGCTGTAAGACATAAAAACTTGGGCTGTAAGACAAGCTAAGTGGAAAAACATTTCATCTTCTACTATTACTCACTGTGCAGTGGACAACTTATGAAACATTTAAGACTACAATGTCACACATGAGACGCTGAGAGCTCCTCCCGTTGCAAGGTCGGATCCAGGAATTTTCATAAGAATGAACAACAATTTTTAAGGAGCTCGAGAAGTGACCCAACCCAAGAAAAATAGGGTGAAATGTTTAAATGTTCCTACCAAACAACTAGTCACCAACCATATGTTGATCAGTTACCATTTTTAGATGGTATTGTAAGCTTTTGTCCTCAATAAGCATGCAGTATAACCAAATATGGAATAAACAATTGATTCCAAGGCTTAGAAGCAAGGTTCTTCTTGTTTCCCTTCCCGTATTAAATGGAAAGCTCTTGTGATTTTTCACATTAAACTAAAAGATTTAAATTTTGACCACCTACGTATACTTTATAGTTGGATCTATATTAATCTAACAATTCAAATTCGAATTAACAATTTTAACAACATAATATGTTAGACTGTAGAATAAGAGGAAGTTTCCTATttagacatgacacaaaaccgagcgcaatggcgttctaagattcatatagccgaccccacttagtgggaaaaggctttgttgttgttgttgttgtatgcttGCAAACAAATCAATATGATGCTCCCAGAAGATGAGGAAGTGCATATATTAACAAGAAATATAATACACTTGAAGGCAACCATTTTCTTGACGTTAAAGCTCAGAGAGCTTTGTTTGGATTCACATATAGCTCTCTTTGCTTATAAATATACTTTCCCAAGCACTAAAGTAACAAGATTAATTAAGGTCTTCAGCAACTCAATTTTTCATAACACCAGAGTCCTAAGTCCCCATCAGTCGTTTGCTTCAAAGCTTCCATATGCAACCTGTACGGCCTCTATCTAAtgcttaatttttttagaaCTTGGGCCAGCCTTATAAAACCATTAGACCTTGACCTTCTATCATGTCCGATCCCTACAAAATTTTCCGTTGCATACGAACAATCCGGTCTAAAAAAATGGTGAAAATCAACAATTTCTGCTGGGGTTCTGGTCTTCTCTACTTATGCTTTGTTGGGTTATTTTTAACTCCGGGTGAAGCTGCTTTGAAGAAGTACCAATTCGATGTGAGCAATTCGTAATGGCAGCCTTAACATGCAGACTATAAGTttatttatccatttatttacTGATCATATACGTTCATTTTCAGGTTCAAGTGAAGAATGTTAGCAGGTTGTGCCATTCGAAGCCAATTGTTATAGTAAATGGGAGGTTCCCTGGACCTACAGTTTATGCTAGAGAAGGAGATACACTTCTTATAAATGTTACCAACCATGCAAAATATAACATGTCAATTCACTGGTATGAacatttatatttgaatttatttGACTAATTTAGCATGATTAATACGAACATTTGGGTTGTACTGATGAACAATTTGGTGGATTTTTGCAGGCATGGACTGAAGCAATATCGCAATGGGTGGGCAGATGGGCCCGCCTACATCACACAATGCCCTATCAAAACAGGGAACAGCTATACCTACAATATTACTGTAACCGGGCAAAGAGGAACACTTTGGTGGCATGCTCACATCTTTTGGCTAAGAGCTACTGTCTACGGAGCGATTGTCATCTTGCCGAAACAAGAGGGTGGATTTCCATTTCCTCAGCCTTACAGTGAAGCTAACATTGTCTTAGGTGGGAGAGTGCGACCACAAGTTTTTGAAATACATGTAGAAAAATTCAGATTATATGCAGAAaataattgttttgtttctcgTCAATGCTGTAGGAGAATGGTGGAACAACGACGTCGAAGAGGTTGTTAAGAAAGGGAACCTACTTGGATTGCCACCAGATATGTCAGATGCACACACCATCAATGGGAAGCCAGGGCCTCTGTTTCCATGTTCTGAAAAACGTAAGCCAGCTCCTTCTAAAGAGAGATTCTTAGACACCAGATATTCGAGATGCTTCTTGTAATTTCTGGTTTGTTGCTATCTCAGATACCTATGCATTAGATGTTGAACAAGGAAAGACGTACCTGCTACGAATCATTAATGCTGCACTAAATGATGAGCTATTCTTCGCCATTGCTGGCCACAATTTGACAGTGGTAGAAATTGATGCGGTCTATACCAAACCATTTACAACCCAAGCAATTCTGATAGCACCGGGCCAGACTGCGAATGTTCTTGTTCAAGCAACTCAAGTGCCCAACAGATATTTCATGGCTGCCAGGCCATTCATGGATGCACCCATTTCCGTTGACAACAAAACTGCCACTGCTATACTACAATATAAAGGCATCCCAAATTATGTATGGCCAATCCTTCCTCAACTTCCAGCAGTCAATAACACTGCTTTCGCATTAAGCTACGATGGCAAGctaagaagtctaaacacagcTCAGTTCCCAGCCAATGTACCTCTCAAAGTTGATCGACATCTTTTTTACACTATTGGTTTAGGAATCAACCCCTGTCCTACTTGCCTGAATGGAACACACCTCACTGCTGCTTTAAACAATATCACTTTTGTGATGCCACAGATTGGGCTGCTTCAAGCTCATTATTTCAACACCACAGGAATATTTACCACAGATTTCCCAGACCACCCTCCAACGCCTTTCAATTACACTAGTGCTCCACTCACAGCCAACCTTGGAACTAAACAAGGCACCAGGCTTAGCAAGATTGCCTTCAATTCAACAGTAGAGTTGGTGCTACAAGACACCAATCTCCTCACAGTGGAGTCTCATCCCTTCCACCTTCATGGTTACAATTTCTTTGTTGTTGGCTCTGGAATTGGGAACTTTGACCCCAAGAACGACCCGGCTAAGTATAATTTGGTGGATCCTCCTGAAAGAAACACAGTCGGAGTTCCCACCGGTGGTTGGACTGCGATAAGGTTCAGGGCGGACAATCCAGGTAAACACATCGACACAACCAAATAGTGTGCTGCATGAAACTTCAAATTTACTAATTAAGCAagttatttgttatttttagatattttactaatttcttttgaaCGGCATTTGATCATCGTTAGGTGTGTGGTTCATGCACTGTCATTTGGAGCTGCATACCAGCTGGGGTTTGAAGACTGCATTTGTGGTGGAAAATGGGAAAGACACTGATCACTCTGTCTTGCCTCCACCTAAAGACCTTCCACCTTGTTAGTTCAATGCACATACGTACTGGGAGAACTCAAATTTGGGTTTCTCGAAGAAAATGAACTATTATTTATTTTGAGCCTTTTGTCTGACAAATTCTTGCAAACATTACTGCGAAGTGCAGGAGTTCTACAAGCAGAACTCTTGTTCTAAGACCAATAAAAGAATGTAATGTGTATCGGATTGTTTTAAATGTGAATTTAGTGTTGGAGTGACTTGACTTTCGCGTGTAATTAGGAGGATTTGTTCCAATTTGAGTCCGTATAATTAGGGTAAATATTGTTGCATATTCTTACCTTGTAAATCAAGTTCGTACTATATATTTGCTTCCTTTGTGAGAAGAATGATATCAAGAATTGAAAGCCCATATAAGCCCTCAATtagcatggtatcagagcagagaTCCTAAGATTTCTGCTCTGCCTGTTCCCTTCAAAAAAATTTCGAGCCTTCATGGAAAATCTGCTGCCTCTTCATGGTGAAATCCCCATCACTGGTTCCACCC
This genomic interval from Malus domestica chromosome 05, GDT2T_hap1 contains the following:
- the LOC103448411 gene encoding laccase-11-like, coding for MSDPYKIFRCIRTIRSKKMVKINNFCWGSGLLYLCFVGLFLTPGEAALKKYQFDVQVKNVSRLCHSKPIVIVNGRFPGPTVYAREGDTLLINVTNHAKYNMSIHWHGLKQYRNGWADGPAYITQCPIKTGNSYTYNITVTGQRGTLWWHAHIFWLRATVYGAIVILPKQEGGFPFPQPYSEANIVLGEWWNNDVEEVVKKGNLLGLPPDMSDAHTINGKPGPLFPCSEKHTYALDVEQGKTYLLRIINAALNDELFFAIAGHNLTVVEIDAVYTKPFTTQAILIAPGQTANVLVQATQVPNRYFMAARPFMDAPISVDNKTATAILQYKGIPNYVWPILPQLPAVNNTAFALSYDGKLRSLNTAQFPANVPLKVDRHLFYTIGLGINPCPTCLNGTHLTAALNNITFVMPQIGLLQAHYFNTTGIFTTDFPDHPPTPFNYTSAPLTANLGTKQGTRLSKIAFNSTVELVLQDTNLLTVESHPFHLHGYNFFVVGSGIGNFDPKNDPAKYNLVDPPERNTVGVPTGGWTAIRFRADNPGVWFMHCHLELHTSWGLKTAFVVENGKDTDHSVLPPPKDLPPC